In Vibrio fluvialis, the DNA window TTCAACGTTGGTCATCTTCTCGCCTGACGCCAGTGCGTTGTACAGCAGAGGAACGGCTTTGTTCAGAGAAACAGTGAACTTGAATGGTTTGTGAACACGCTGACCAGATGGTTGACCCGATTGTGGATCAGTAGGAACAGTCACTGTGTGATCGAATTGCTGAACCAGCATCTCGTCTTCGTGACCTTCAACGAATGAATCGCCGATAGAATCCGCAGTGCAGGCACCAGCGGTGATTAGGCCCTGAGTTTGACCTTCGATAGAGATATAACATGGAGTTGGCATCGTTTTTCCTTTAGTAAGTAAAGATATTCAACCAACTACTACAAGAAGAATGCCAAACTAGAAACCAAGCAAAATTCAGAAGACTGAAACAAAATATAGTCTTAAGGCACAAAAAACTTCCCACTATCAAGCAATAACTTGCCAGCCGGGCAACTTGTTGCTTGCGACGCATCGAAAAGTCAGATAAATGTCATCAACGATAGATCGCTAAAAACACTTAAGTATTTAAAGCATTTTATTTTAGTAACCATCTTAGTAACCAAATCAAAAAAACCGAAATAAAACATTAAAATTCAATTAATTACTAATCAAAATCAACTTAACGCCAGTCATAGAACTTCTTAAGCCAATTGAGACCAAAGGTAGCTTGGAAACAGTTAAGCGACTAGTTCAAAGACTAAATGAGGTGATGAACTATGCTGCTATCTGTGGCCTAGTCCAAGCCAACCCACCGACTGGTATTCGTGCTGCTTTAAAAAAGCCCAAAAAAGAAAATATGGCCGCATTGTCACCGACAGAGCCCCCAGAGCTCATGCCAGTATAAAGCGTACCACTCGTTGTTTAATTGAGTAGCCACTACAAACCAACTTGGTAGACACCTTTTAGTTAAACAAAATGACTAACAGAGAGATGCTTATTAGCCGCAAAAGATACCCAGAAGAATTTAAAATTGAAGTGGTAAAACAGATCACGGAAAAATTCATAGTGTGGCTGATGCCCCAACTTCTTAGGGACAACTACCGAAGCATGAGTCGTCGAGGCAATTCTTGGGATAATAAACCCTATGGAGAGACTATTTAGACGCCTAAGAACTGAACGGGTACGAGCAACAGGTTACTTGAACCAAACTCAAACGAAGAAAGATGTCAGCTATTATTTGATGAACTACTATAATCGGCAATGGTTTCATCAAGAAAATGATGAGCTGCCGCCAGTCAATACCGAAAATCGACTTGAATCTGTGTCCGGAATTTGTTGACCATAGATGAAGTCGTCAAACGGGCTTACCCTAATGTGAAGATTCCCGCATTATGATAAAAATGCTAAAATGAAACCCATCAAGCTGTAGTGATCGAGTTTTGTTAAAAATGGTCACACACAAAATCAATAAATTGATTTGGTACCCCACTCGATACCCCACCAGGCACAAAGAAAACATTTAAGGCAATAAATTCAAATGGTTAACAATAATATCCAATGGTTTCCAGGCCACATGCACAAAGCGCGCAAGGAGATCGAAGAAGCGATTCCTCAGGTTGATGTGATCATCGAAGTGCTCGATGCGCGTATCCCTTTCAGCAGCGAAAACCCCATGATTTCTCAACTGCGTGGTGAAAAGCCCGTGGTAAAAGTGCTGAACAAGCGCGACCTTGCCGATCCGGAATTGACCCAGCTTTGGATTGAGCATCTGGAAAAAGAAAAGGGTGTAAAAGCGATGGCCATCACCACGTCGAACACTCAAGAAGTGCACAAGATTCTTGAGCTGTGCCGTAAACTGGCTCCGCACCGTGAAGAGATTGGTAAAAACATTCGCACCATGATCATGGGCATTCCTAACGTGGGTAAATCGACCATCATCAATACGCTCGCTGGCCGCGTCATCGCGCAAACGGGCAACCAACCGGCGGTCACTCGTCGTCAGCAGCGCATCAATCTGCAAAACGGAATTGTGTTGTCAGACACTCCGGGAATCCTGTGGCCAAAAGTTGAAAACCCGCACAGTGGCTTTCGCTTAGCCGCGACGGGCGCAGTGAAAGATACAGCGATGGAATACGATGAAGTGGCGTTCTATACGGTGGAGTATCTGGCAGCACACTACCCAGAGAAGCTGAAAGAGCGTTACCAAATCGAAGAGACGCCAGAATCCGATGTTGAATGGATGGAAGCGATTGGCCGTAAACGTGGTGCCCTGCGCGCTGGTGCGCGTGTTGACTTACACAAAGCGTCTGAAATTCTGCTGCACGAACTTCGTCAGGGTATTATCGGTCAAATCACTCTGGAATTGCCTGAGATGATCACTCAAGAGCTGATCGAAGTGGAAATCGCAGAAGCCCGTAAAGCTGAAGAGAAAGCCAAAATCAAAGAAGAGCGTCGCAAGCGTTACCTACGCAACAAACGCTGACTTGTTGAATAGAAAAAGGGCGATGCGATATCGCCCTTTTTGTTACCTGATTTTTATTTACGGCTTTTCGATACCAGCAAGCTGCAGCAAAATATCTTCCAACTGAGCCCACGGCATCAGTTGCGAATCGATGACTTCGATGCGGGATTCAAAACCTTCCAGGCTCATTTCATTCACGGAAACTACGCCATTGGCCACATTAAAGGCATAACAGCCGCGTTCCGTATTCACCACAGCTTTGACGCGTTCTGCCGTTAATTCGCTGAATAGTGAGAACAAACCATCAAATGGGAATCGGTATTCCGCACCAAACAACCAACCACAACTAAAGTAGCCCTGACCTTTGTTTTCACGACGCAGGAACGGTTGTTTTGGATCGAGCTGGAATTGGGGTTCCATGGCCGCATGATGATGGTGATGTTCTTCAACACGATGTGATGCGCCGTTTTCCAAACGTTCAATATCCAGCACTTCCAACGGCAGATGACCTTGAGTCACCAACTTGTGAAACACTTTGGCAGGCGTTTGAACCGTCACCCAGTCGTTAAATGCATCGATATCGTCAGCAGTACACTCATCCACTTTATTCCCGATGATCACATCAGCACTGGCTAATTGGTCATTGAAGTTCTGATTGGTGGTGTATTTCTCATCACGCAGATTACGTGGGTCAACCAGCGCGATGGTGGCTTTCAAATCGACGTGATCTTGATACTGAACAGAAGTCAGTGTGGCAATGACCTGTTTCGGATGACCAAGGCCGGTCGGTTCAATGATTAAACGATCCGGCTTTTGACGCAACAATGCATTGATACCAACCGACATCGGTACACCAGCGGTACAACACATGCAGCCGCCAGGTACTTCTTTAATCAACGCACCATGCTCCGACATCATCGCGCCATCGATACCGATTTCGCCGAATTCATTGACCAGTAACGCCCATTTTTCATGCTGCGGTTTATTCTTGAGAAGATTGAGAATCGTTGTGGTTTTACCCACGCCGAGGAAGCCCGTAATGATATTGGTAGGAACTTTAGTTGTCATTGAGTCACTCCTTTTGCAGGAGTATACCGAGGAAAACGTACTAGAGTACACCCCGGAATTTC includes these proteins:
- the ylqF gene encoding ribosome biogenesis GTPase YlqF — protein: MVNNNIQWFPGHMHKARKEIEEAIPQVDVIIEVLDARIPFSSENPMISQLRGEKPVVKVLNKRDLADPELTQLWIEHLEKEKGVKAMAITTSNTQEVHKILELCRKLAPHREEIGKNIRTMIMGIPNVGKSTIINTLAGRVIAQTGNQPAVTRRQQRINLQNGIVLSDTPGILWPKVENPHSGFRLAATGAVKDTAMEYDEVAFYTVEYLAAHYPEKLKERYQIEETPESDVEWMEAIGRKRGALRAGARVDLHKASEILLHELRQGIIGQITLELPEMITQELIEVEIAEARKAEEKAKIKEERRKRYLRNKR
- a CDS encoding CobW family GTP-binding protein, with translation MTTKVPTNIITGFLGVGKTTTILNLLKNKPQHEKWALLVNEFGEIGIDGAMMSEHGALIKEVPGGCMCCTAGVPMSVGINALLRQKPDRLIIEPTGLGHPKQVIATLTSVQYQDHVDLKATIALVDPRNLRDEKYTTNQNFNDQLASADVIIGNKVDECTADDIDAFNDWVTVQTPAKVFHKLVTQGHLPLEVLDIERLENGASHRVEEHHHHHAAMEPQFQLDPKQPFLRRENKGQGYFSCGWLFGAEYRFPFDGLFSLFSELTAERVKAVVNTERGCYAFNVANGVVSVNEMSLEGFESRIEVIDSQLMPWAQLEDILLQLAGIEKP
- the hcp-2 gene encoding type VI secretion system effector Hcp-2; this translates as MPTPCYISIEGQTQGLITAGACTADSIGDSFVEGHEDEMLVQQFDHTVTVPTDPQSGQPSGQRVHKPFKFTVSLNKAVPLLYNALASGEKMTNVELKWYRTSIEGKQENFFTTKLENASIVDIQCEMPHCQDPAKSDFTQNLTVSMSYRKITWDHVNAGTSGSDDWRKPIEA